A stretch of DNA from Myxococcota bacterium:
AGCACGGGGTCCGGCAACGCGACGATGGGCGCTACGAACTCGTGATGGACCCCGCGTGGCGCGGACTCACCGCCGGCCGCGGCAGCGAAGCCGACGCCGAGGCCGCCGAAGCGGTGCTGCAGAAACGACAGTGGGATGCGCTCGGGGCATTGCCGTGTCCGACCCTCGTCGTGCGTGGCGCGGCCTCGGACATCCTCTCGCCGGAGATCGCCGATCGCATGGTCGACGACGTCCTGCAGAACGGGCGGCTCGCCGTCGTGGGCCAGGCGGGCCATTCGGTCATGACCGACAACCCGGACGGGTTCGGAGAAGCCGTCTCCGACTTCGTGCTCAGCGGCTGACCGAAGCGGCATCCGGCAGCCAGCGCCACTGGATCAGCGCCGGCAACACGATCAGGTTGCAAAAGAGCGTCATCGCCACGCCGAGGGTGAGCAGCTGCCCGAGTGTTGCGAGACCCAGGTGGGATGCGAAGCCCATCGTGCCGAAGCTCGCGATCGTCGTCATCGCGCTGTAGCCGACGGCGCGCGCGGTACTCGTGCCCAACAGGTTGCGCACGTCGCCGGAGCTGCGCGCCCGATGCACCAGGTGGATGCCGCTGTCGACGCCGATGCCGAGCAGCAGTGGCAGCACGATCACGTCCGCGAAGTTGAACGGGATGTCGAGGAGCACGGCCGCCGCAACGGTGAGCGCCGATGCCAAGGCGAGCGGCAGCAACACGAGCGCGGTGTCGGTCCAGCGTCTCCAGAGGAAGAGCATCACGAGGGTGACGGCGAGGGTGGCCAGCAACAGCGCTTGCTGTAGCGCGCCGACCACCGTGCGGGCGCTCTCGACCATCTCGTTCGCCGGGCCGGCGGCGCGCGGTTCGACAGCGCGGACCGCGTCGAGGAAGGCGGCCAGCTCGGCCTGCTGAGAGACGTCGCGCCGCGGGAAGATCTGGACGCGGGCGCGCCCATCCGCCGCCTGCATCTGGGCGACCAACTCCTCGGGAAGATCGTCGAGCGCGATCGGACGCGCGCCGAGCGCCGCCTCGAGGAGCCGTAGCTGTTCGGGCAGGGTCCCGAGCAGGCTCTCTTCGAGGCCATCGAGCTGACGGTCCGCTTCCGGCCCCGTCGGCAGCTGAGCGAGATACGTGCCGAGCGCCTCGACGAGCCGGCTCGCGCTGCGTCCGAAGGGCGTGTCCGGTGCGTCGCGCGCGAGCTTTCCGGCCTCGTCGGCCAGGTGAACGAGCGCTTCGCGACGCTCCTCGCTCGTCGCGTCGGGACCCGGCTCGGGATCCAGCGGTTCGAGGAAGAGCGTCAGGTCTTCGATGATCGAAAGCTTCTCGTCCTGTTCGTCCGGTACGAAGTCGCCGAGCGTGACCACCCGCTCGACTTCGGGAAGTGCACGCAGCCGCTCGGCCACGCGTTCCGCGTCCTCCACGTCGTCGGCGACGACGTTCAGACTCCAGGGCGACGTCGCGCTGTCTTCGAGCAGATCGCGGAGCGCCTGGACCGACTCGCTGCCCGGGTCGCGCACGTTCAGCGTGTTGTTGTCGAAGCGCGCCTGGGGCAGCAAGAAGGCCGCCCCCAGAGCGAGCACCAGGGCCAGCCCGCGCACCGCGCGCGGGAAACGCACCGGGATCTCGATCAGCTTGCCGGTCCAGACCGGTGCGGACAGCCCACTGCGTGCGCGGGGCTTCGGCGGCAGGCTCAGCAGCGCCGGCAGCAGCGTGAGCGTGCAGAAGAAGCTCACGAGCATCCCGCCACCCGAGATGATGCCGAGCTCGGCCACCCCGACGAAGGGCGTCGGCGCGAAGGCGAAGAAGCCGATCGCCGTGGTGAAGGCGCAGAGCGCCAGCGAGCTTCCCACGTCGCGCACCGTGGCGTCGAGGGCGCCCTCGTGACTCTCGCCGAAGCCCAGACGCTCGCGGTAGCGAACACAGAAGTGGATCGCGAAGTCGACGCCGAGTCCGATGAAGAGGACGGCGAACGCGACCGAGATCATGTTGAAGCGGCCGACGGTGAGCGTCGTGAGGCCGGCGGTCAGCACGAGCCCGACCATGAGGGTGAGCAGGGTCGACAGCACGAGCCGCAGCGAGCGCAGCCCCGCGGCCAGGATCACGCCGACCAACACGAACGAAGCCAACCCGGCAGCCGCCGCTTGTGCCTGGACGACCTCGAGTTCCTCGAAGGACAGGGCCACGTCGCCCGTGATGCGAACGCGTACGTCGCCCTTCGCCTCGAGACCCAGCGCCTCCACCGACGCTCGCACGCTCGCGATCGCCGCGGCGGCGGGCTGGAGGTCGTTGGTATCCAGCGTCGGCTGCACCAGGATCACGCGCCGGCGCGGGTCCTCCTCGAACTCGCGGGCCGCCACCACCTCGGTCCACGAGAGGGTGTAGGGACGGCCTTCCGCCGATGCCTCGAGCGCTGCGGTGAAGCGGTCGTAGATCGCGCCAAGCTGATCTCCGGTGAAGTCTCCCTCGCGAGTGGCGCGTGCACCGCGCGCCAGGATCGACGCGAATCCGCGCAGCGACCCGTCACGGGACAGCTCGGCCAGATAGGGCTGGGCCTGGGCCAGTTGGTCCGAGAGTTCTTCGAGGGCGTCGGTATCCAGATAGAGGAAGGCCTGGCGCTCGAAGAAGCTGCCGCCCCCCGGCAGGAACACCATCGGGAAGAGCGCGGGCTCCGCGGACAAGTGTTCGGCCAGCGCCTGGGCCGCCACTCCCGCCCGTTCGGGCGTGGTCGCATCGACGACCACGAACATCGGCTCGAACTGGTCGGGGAAGGCGTCGTAGTAGCCGCGCTCGATCTGCTTGAAGGCCAGGTCCTGGGAGAAGAGCGCCTCGGTGGACCCCTCGATGCCCAGTCGCGTCGCTGCGAGGAACAGGGACACGGCGACCAACGCCGCGAAGCCGAGTAGGACCAGCGCAGGTCGGCTGGCCGCACCGGTCACCCAGCGGGCCAGCAGGGTGCCCAGACGGGTCTCGAAGTCGGACGCTTGACCGCTCACGGCCACCTCGTGCCTCGCGCCCTCGACCGGAGTCGCGGGGCTGTCGAATCAACCGCTGGGCTGTGGCGTCGGAGGGCTTAGCAAATTCGCCGTGCCCTCCCCGCCTGCGCGCGCGGGCACGGCCGGTCGGAGCCGCAGCAGCGGTTTCGCTACATTGCGGCGCGCCGCGTACCTCCCTCGGTGCGCGTCTCCGCCTTCGTCACCGAGGTACGCCATGCCCTCATCCGATTCCGGCTCTCGCGGCTCCGGATCTGTCGACTCGCGGAACCGCCCGAGCCTCTTTGCCGCCGGCCTGCTCGCCTTGTTGCTGCTCTGCAGCTGGGGAACCCCCGCGATCGCGGAAGAGCCGCCGCCGGCGAAGCCCGATTCCACGGTGCCCGGCGCCGGGCCCACCGCGAGCATCGACGGCCTGCATGCCGAGTTGCTCGAGGTCATGAAGAACGCGGACCGACTGGGCTACGCGGGTCGCGAAGAAGAGCTGTCCACCGTGATCCCGGCCTACTTCGACGTGGACTTCATGGCGAAGAAGTCGCTGGGGCGGCACTGGAAGAGCGCATCGCCCGAAGCCCGCGAACGCTACCTGGCCGTGTTCTCGCGCTTCATGGTGGCGAACTACGCGGGACGCTTCGACGGCTACTCGGGCCAGTCCTTCCACAGCGTCTCCGAGGAAGACGCCCGCCTGGGAACGAAGATCGTCAAGGCCCGCCTGGCGAACCCGGAAGGCGACGATGTGGCGCTCGACTACCGCCTGCGCGAAGTCGACGGGCACTGGAAGGTGATCGACGTCTATCTCGACGGAACCGTGAGCGAGCTCGCGCTGCGTCGCTCCGAGTTCATGTCGATCGTGAAGCGCGAAGATCTGGACGCCCTGCTCGTCGCGCTGGACGAGAAGATCGCGAACTTCGCGGCCGGCAAGGGCAGCTGAGTCAGCGCAGGGTTTCGGGCGTCGCGCCGAAGCTCATGACGACGTCGACGGGCTCGCCTTCCCCGCGCGCCTCGCGCGCCGCCGCATCGCGGCTCTGCAGGTAGGCGCTGCGCAGCGCCGAGTAGAAGTCGATCGAACCGGCTTCGAGCGCTTCCAGGTCCGCCACCGTGGCTTCGCGCACGACCAGCCCTTCCCCGCCGCCGAGCACGAGCGTCCACCACTGGAAGGGCCCGAGGAGATAGGTCACCGGGTCGACGACGACGTCGACGACCTGGCCGAGACCGTCGCGCACGGTGCTGGGTCCGAAGATCGGCAGCATCAGATAGGGACCACTGGGCGCGCCGTAACGCGCGAGGGTCTGACCGAAGTCGGCGTCCGTGCGCGGGATGCCGGCCGCGGCACCCGGGTCGAGGAACCCGGCACAGCCGGCGGTCGTGTTGAGGACGAAGCGCGCCGCCGTCCCCGCCGCATCGACCGGTTTCACCTGGAGAACCTGGTTCGCCAGCACGACCGGCGTGTCGAGGTTCAGGAAGAAGCGGTGGACCGCGCGACGGCCGGTTCGCGGAATCAACCACTGGTAGCCGCGGGTGATCGGATCGAGGAGCACGTAGTCGACGCCGCGGTTGAAGCGGAAGATGCCGCGGTTGAAACCTTCGAAGGGATCGCGGAGCGCGGCCTCGCTCTCGAACTCACTCTCGAACTCGGCTTCGCCGAAGAGCTCGTCCTCGAAGGGATCTTCTTCTGCGAGGAGTGCCTCTTCCTGGGCCTGGGCGTCCAGCGCGTCGGCGTCCGCGGGCGTGGCCGGCACGGGCGCGCCGGGTGCGGGTGCGAGCGCTGCACCCGAGGCCTCCGGCGCGATCGCCGCCGGGCCGGCACCGACCGGCGGCTCGGGCTGCGGCTCGTCGTGGAGCGCCCCGGCCGGCAACGCCGCAGCAAGCAGCAGGGCGAAGATCGCCGAAAAGCTGCGGGCGAAACCGTGGAGAGCGCACCGGGACGGGCGGCAGGCGACGCGCATCAACCAGAATTCCTCCGAGAGTCCCGCAGGTTGCGTCCGGCCGCGGGGTGACCGGAAACCAAAAGCGCTCGGGGGGACTGTCGACCGAAGGCGAGGGAAAGTGAAGTCGGCAGTCTAGAACCGCGGCCTCGCGAGAGCCAATCCGGACTACCCCTCGGGGCGGGCCGGCGGCCGGGCCGAAAATGCCTCAGTCGCTGCCGGCCGGGGTCGGCTCGTCGTGCTCGTCCTCGATCTCACCCACGATCTCTTCGAGCACGTCTTCGAGGGTGCAGACGCCGAGCACCGGCCCGTCGCCGTCGCGCACGATCGCGAGGTGCCGGCGCCCGCGCCGGTACTGGCGCAGGGCGTCGACCACGGGAAGGTCCGAGCGAATGAAGGTCGCCGGCCGGATCGCGTCCTCGAGGATCACCAACCTCCGGTCGGCGTAGATCGCGAACAGGTCCTTCGTGTGGAGGATGCCCACGATGTCGTCGAGGGTTCCTTCGTAGACGGGGATACGCGTGAATCCCGACTCCTTCACGAGATCGAGCAGCCCCTCGGAAGGGATGTTTCGATCGATCGCGAGCACCTTCTCGCGCGGCACCATCACGTCACTCACGCGGGTTCGGGTCAGCCGGAAGACGTTGCCGAGAATGCGCCCCGCGTAGGGCCGGATCTTCCCCGCGGCGCGCGACTCGGACACCAGCATCGAGAGCTCCTCGGGCGAGTGCACCGAGGTGGCATGACCTGCGGGCTGCACGCCCAATAGACGCACGAGGCCATTGCCCGCGCCGTTCATCAGCCAGAGCACCGGCCGGAAGACACGCGCAAACACCAGCAGGGGCTGGGCGAAGAGGATCGACACGCGGCCCGGGTGCTCGAGCGCGATCGCCTTCGGAGCGAGCTCGCCGACGACCACGTGCAGGAAGGTGATCACCGAGAAGGACAGCACCAGCGCGATCGTGTGGATGGTCGCGGCGCTCTCGATGCCGCCCAGCTCGAGCAGCGGGGTGATCCAACGCGCGAGAGTGGGTTCGCCGACGAACCCGAGGGCGATGCTCGCGAGCGTGATGCCGAGCTGGGTGGCCGCGATCGCCCCATCGAGGTCATCGATGGCCGCGGCGGCCGCGCGCGCACCGCTCCGTCCCTCCTTCACCCAGAGATCGATCTGGGTGTTGCGGACGGCGACCAACGCGAACTCGGTCGCGACGAAATAGGCGTTCATGAGAACCAGGGCGAAGATCGCCAGGAATCCCACGAGGGAAAGACCGATAGCTGGACTCTCCATGCCTCCCCCGTCCACTCGCAGCGCGTCCCGCTCGTTCGGGCCACAGCGCGAAGGACTCTCGGACGCAGTATGTCGGATGGCTCAGCGGCTCACCAGCGCTAGGAGCCGTCCTTCGCGCTTCCCCGCGCTCGGGCCAGGGCCTTGCGGCCCGCGAAATCGTCGATGAACTGGCGCGCCGTGCGCCCGGATCGGCTCGCCCGGCGCACGGACCAGCGCAGCGCCTCCTCCCGGATCTCTTCCCAGGGCGTGTCGAGCTCGGCGCGATCGGCGTAGTGCCGCACCACGTTCAGGTAGGCGT
This window harbors:
- a CDS encoding ABC transporter substrate-binding protein, giving the protein MPSSDSGSRGSGSVDSRNRPSLFAAGLLALLLLCSWGTPAIAEEPPPAKPDSTVPGAGPTASIDGLHAELLEVMKNADRLGYAGREEELSTVIPAYFDVDFMAKKSLGRHWKSASPEARERYLAVFSRFMVANYAGRFDGYSGQSFHSVSEEDARLGTKIVKARLANPEGDDVALDYRLREVDGHWKVIDVYLDGTVSELALRRSEFMSIVKREDLDALLVALDEKIANFAAGKGS
- a CDS encoding MMPL family transporter, which produces MSGQASDFETRLGTLLARWVTGAASRPALVLLGFAALVAVSLFLAATRLGIEGSTEALFSQDLAFKQIERGYYDAFPDQFEPMFVVVDATTPERAGVAAQALAEHLSAEPALFPMVFLPGGGSFFERQAFLYLDTDALEELSDQLAQAQPYLAELSRDGSLRGFASILARGARATREGDFTGDQLGAIYDRFTAALEASAEGRPYTLSWTEVVAAREFEEDPRRRVILVQPTLDTNDLQPAAAAIASVRASVEALGLEAKGDVRVRITGDVALSFEELEVVQAQAAAAGLASFVLVGVILAAGLRSLRLVLSTLLTLMVGLVLTAGLTTLTVGRFNMISVAFAVLFIGLGVDFAIHFCVRYRERLGFGESHEGALDATVRDVGSSLALCAFTTAIGFFAFAPTPFVGVAELGIISGGGMLVSFFCTLTLLPALLSLPPKPRARSGLSAPVWTGKLIEIPVRFPRAVRGLALVLALGAAFLLPQARFDNNTLNVRDPGSESVQALRDLLEDSATSPWSLNVVADDVEDAERVAERLRALPEVERVVTLGDFVPDEQDEKLSIIEDLTLFLEPLDPEPGPDATSEERREALVHLADEAGKLARDAPDTPFGRSASRLVEALGTYLAQLPTGPEADRQLDGLEESLLGTLPEQLRLLEAALGARPIALDDLPEELVAQMQAADGRARVQIFPRRDVSQQAELAAFLDAVRAVEPRAAGPANEMVESARTVVGALQQALLLATLAVTLVMLFLWRRWTDTALVLLPLALASALTVAAAVLLDIPFNFADVIVLPLLLGIGVDSGIHLVHRARSSGDVRNLLGTSTARAVGYSAMTTIASFGTMGFASHLGLATLGQLLTLGVAMTLFCNLIVLPALIQWRWLPDAASVSR
- a CDS encoding VacJ family lipoprotein, whose translation is MRVACRPSRCALHGFARSFSAIFALLLAAALPAGALHDEPQPEPPVGAGPAAIAPEASGAALAPAPGAPVPATPADADALDAQAQEEALLAEEDPFEDELFGEAEFESEFESEAALRDPFEGFNRGIFRFNRGVDYVLLDPITRGYQWLIPRTGRRAVHRFFLNLDTPVVLANQVLQVKPVDAAGTAARFVLNTTAGCAGFLDPGAAAGIPRTDADFGQTLARYGAPSGPYLMLPIFGPSTVRDGLGQVVDVVVDPVTYLLGPFQWWTLVLGGGEGLVVREATVADLEALEAGSIDFYSALRSAYLQSRDAAAREARGEGEPVDVVMSFGATPETLR
- a CDS encoding hemolysin family protein — protein: MESPAIGLSLVGFLAIFALVLMNAYFVATEFALVAVRNTQIDLWVKEGRSGARAAAAAIDDLDGAIAATQLGITLASIALGFVGEPTLARWITPLLELGGIESAATIHTIALVLSFSVITFLHVVVGELAPKAIALEHPGRVSILFAQPLLVFARVFRPVLWLMNGAGNGLVRLLGVQPAGHATSVHSPEELSMLVSESRAAGKIRPYAGRILGNVFRLTRTRVSDVMVPREKVLAIDRNIPSEGLLDLVKESGFTRIPVYEGTLDDIVGILHTKDLFAIYADRRLVILEDAIRPATFIRSDLPVVDALRQYRRGRRHLAIVRDGDGPVLGVCTLEDVLEEIVGEIEDEHDEPTPAGSD